Proteins encoded in a region of the Pseudomonas viciae genome:
- a CDS encoding FAD-dependent monooxygenase, giving the protein MTEPRKAIVAGAGIGGLTAAIALQRAGWQVKVFEAAQTLRTGGTGLSIMANAMAALHSIDAHVPVEQAGQVIRQFFFKKQNGDPITSMPIHEIGEQLGYPNVNIQRPLLLRALAQQLTPDTLTTGLRCVGYIHRPDGVVVQFEDGSSQEADLLIGADGLNSVIRQQMLGETPTRPSGYVAWLAVTPFSHPVMTDGYVAHYWGRGKRFGLCDVGDGQAYWWGTCNHANAADAALNISKQEVLSAYSGWAPEVMAAIEATPESVILKMHARDRHPVEQFCDGHVVLLGDAAHPMLPSLGQGAAQAIEDAVVLGNRLAHTQDLRTALADYQAYRHPRANGIVNAARFMSGIEQAESTLACWLREWYFRLTPQSSLRKKNIDILSFKPCA; this is encoded by the coding sequence ATGACAGAACCCAGAAAAGCCATTGTGGCTGGCGCCGGGATCGGCGGCCTGACCGCCGCCATCGCGCTGCAGCGAGCAGGCTGGCAGGTCAAGGTCTTCGAAGCGGCCCAGACGCTGCGTACCGGCGGCACCGGCTTGTCGATCATGGCCAATGCCATGGCGGCGCTGCATTCGATCGACGCCCATGTTCCGGTGGAGCAGGCAGGCCAGGTGATCCGCCAGTTTTTCTTCAAGAAACAAAACGGCGATCCCATCACCAGCATGCCTATCCACGAGATCGGCGAACAGTTGGGCTACCCCAACGTGAATATCCAGCGTCCCCTGCTGCTGCGTGCCCTGGCGCAGCAACTCACGCCCGACACCCTGACGACCGGATTGCGTTGCGTGGGTTATATCCATCGCCCGGATGGCGTGGTGGTGCAGTTCGAAGATGGCAGCAGCCAGGAGGCTGACCTGCTGATCGGCGCCGATGGCCTGAACTCGGTGATCCGCCAGCAGATGCTCGGTGAAACGCCCACCCGCCCATCGGGTTATGTCGCCTGGCTGGCGGTGACGCCCTTCAGCCATCCAGTCATGACCGACGGCTATGTCGCGCACTATTGGGGGCGTGGCAAGCGTTTCGGGCTCTGCGATGTGGGGGACGGCCAGGCGTATTGGTGGGGAACCTGCAACCACGCGAACGCGGCGGATGCAGCCTTGAACATCAGCAAGCAGGAAGTGCTCAGTGCCTACAGCGGCTGGGCGCCGGAAGTCATGGCGGCCATCGAGGCGACACCCGAGAGTGTCATATTGAAAATGCACGCCCGGGATCGCCATCCCGTGGAGCAATTCTGTGACGGCCATGTGGTGCTGTTGGGTGATGCGGCTCATCCCATGCTGCCCAGCCTCGGCCAGGGCGCGGCGCAGGCGATCGAGGATGCGGTGGTGCTGGGCAATCGCCTGGCGCACACCCAGGACCTGCGCACCGCACTGGCAGACTACCAGGCGTATCGCCACCCCCGGGCCAATGGGATCGTCAATGCCGCTCGCTTCATGAGCGGCATCGAACAGGCCGAGTCGACACTCGCCTGCTGGCTTCGGGAATGGTATTTCCGCCTGACCCCGCAAAGCAGCCTGCGTAAAAAGAACATCGACATCCTGTCGTTCAAGCCTTGCGCATAA
- a CDS encoding helix-turn-helix transcriptional regulator — protein MNRHAYIEGAEKSHLYVELGKLISSVGHESFLTNMHQMIETSVSVSRLELSEWTVDDTQSNVLDVQLLGHVGLEKYAQMQSACPTSAVQRNDHPLVKRVLEVDDALLIHLNARMKDEKGNTCLGTSHQCNLISRKANRRCVISLHRPQVQRDFSLRELSFLKYLSETLLPLAERHAHLNRQSCFKTPGNATSQLLNAVDQTQLQRDFHERLSPCDVTLSVREKEVCLGLLAGGTVPEIAEKLRVKNSSIETYLKRAAAKLGVSGRHGLAKWMIGS, from the coding sequence ATGAATCGACATGCGTATATTGAGGGCGCGGAGAAATCGCACCTCTACGTAGAGCTAGGAAAGCTGATTTCAAGTGTCGGGCACGAGAGTTTCTTGACCAACATGCACCAGATGATCGAAACATCGGTGTCTGTCAGTCGACTCGAATTGAGTGAATGGACAGTCGACGATACCCAATCGAACGTCCTCGATGTCCAGCTGTTAGGGCATGTGGGTTTAGAGAAATACGCGCAAATGCAATCCGCCTGCCCTACCAGCGCGGTACAGCGCAACGATCACCCTTTGGTGAAAAGAGTGCTGGAGGTGGATGACGCCCTGCTGATTCATCTGAACGCCCGGATGAAGGACGAAAAAGGCAACACCTGCCTCGGCACATCCCATCAATGCAATCTGATTTCCCGCAAGGCCAATCGTCGTTGTGTGATCTCGTTGCATCGCCCTCAGGTACAACGCGACTTTTCCCTCCGGGAACTGTCCTTTTTGAAATACCTTTCCGAGACACTGCTGCCTCTGGCGGAGCGCCATGCGCACCTCAATCGGCAGTCTTGCTTCAAAACCCCTGGCAACGCCACGAGCCAGTTACTCAATGCCGTTGACCAGACTCAGTTGCAGCGCGATTTCCATGAGCGGCTGAGCCCGTGCGACGTGACCCTTTCGGTGCGGGAAAAAGAAGTGTGCCTGGGGTTGCTGGCCGGAGGCACCGTACCGGAGATCGCAGAAAAGCTCAGGGTCAAGAACAGCTCCATCGAAACCTATCTCAAACGTGCCGCCGCCAAGCTGGGCGTCAGCGGGCGACATGGGCTGGCGAAATGGATGATCGGATCATGA
- the adeC gene encoding AdeC/AdeK/OprM family multidrug efflux complex outer membrane factor, producing MRRLLSPLAAAAFMLGGCSLIPDYQRPVAPIAGQYPQTSAYAPALSGPIAAEQGWRDLFQDPVLQQLIEGALLNNRDLRVAALNVEAYQAQYRIQRADLFPAVSANGTGTRQRLPADLTGTGAPGISRSYSATLGISAYELDLFGRIRSLSDEASLVYLSSEEARRSTQLSLVASVASAYLTWRADQELLALTHDTLQSYEQSLRLTERSNQVGTASALDLSQSRTSVESAKASLAKFQRQVAQDLNNLTLLVGTSVADELPGRPLASDLLSEVPAGLPSDLLQRRPDILEAEYLLQSANANIGAARAAFFPSISLTANAGSSSSELSGLFKGGSGSWTFQPQINLPIFNAGSLRASLNYSKIQKDIRVSQYEKAIQTAFQEVSDGLAARKTYKDQLIAQRDLVQANQDYYRLAERRYRIGVDSSLTFLDAQRSLFSARQTLIVDRLSQLLAEVNLYKALGGGWVERTNKVTVR from the coding sequence ATGCGTAGACTCTTGAGCCCCCTGGCGGCCGCGGCATTCATGCTCGGTGGTTGTTCGCTTATCCCGGACTACCAACGCCCCGTTGCACCGATAGCTGGACAATACCCACAGACGTCTGCCTATGCCCCAGCCCTGTCAGGTCCTATCGCGGCCGAGCAGGGTTGGCGCGACTTGTTCCAGGATCCAGTGCTGCAGCAACTTATCGAAGGTGCACTGCTCAACAACCGCGATTTGCGGGTGGCGGCCCTGAACGTCGAGGCTTACCAGGCGCAATATCGGATTCAGCGAGCGGACCTTTTCCCGGCGGTCAGTGCCAATGGCACTGGTACGCGCCAGCGACTGCCGGCCGACCTGACGGGAACCGGCGCCCCCGGCATTAGCCGCTCGTATTCGGCAACATTGGGAATCAGTGCCTATGAGCTGGACTTGTTCGGGCGAATACGCAGCCTCAGCGACGAGGCCTCGCTGGTCTACCTGTCCAGCGAAGAAGCCCGTCGCAGCACCCAATTGAGTCTGGTGGCCAGCGTGGCCAGCGCCTACCTGACCTGGCGTGCCGATCAGGAACTGTTGGCGCTGACCCACGACACCCTACAGTCCTACGAGCAAAGCCTGCGCCTGACCGAGCGCAGTAATCAGGTCGGCACCGCCTCGGCGCTGGACTTGAGCCAATCGCGCACTTCGGTGGAAAGCGCCAAGGCCAGCTTGGCCAAATTCCAGCGCCAGGTCGCCCAGGACCTCAACAACCTGACGTTGCTGGTGGGCACGTCGGTCGCCGATGAGCTGCCCGGCCGCCCACTGGCGTCCGACTTGCTCAGCGAAGTGCCCGCAGGCTTGCCTTCGGACTTGTTGCAACGGCGGCCGGACATTCTTGAGGCCGAGTACCTGCTGCAATCGGCCAATGCCAACATCGGTGCGGCCCGTGCCGCATTCTTTCCGAGCATCAGCCTGACCGCCAATGCCGGCAGTTCGAGCAGCGAACTGTCCGGGTTGTTCAAGGGTGGTTCGGGCAGTTGGACGTTCCAACCGCAGATCAACCTGCCGATTTTCAATGCCGGCAGCCTTCGGGCGAGCCTCAATTATTCGAAGATCCAGAAAGACATCCGCGTGTCGCAATACGAGAAAGCCATCCAGACCGCCTTCCAGGAAGTGTCCGATGGCTTGGCGGCGCGCAAGACCTATAAAGACCAATTGATCGCCCAACGCGATCTGGTCCAGGCCAACCAGGACTACTACCGCTTGGCGGAACGACGCTATCGCATTGGCGTGGATAGCAGCCTGACGTTCCTGGATGCCCAACGCTCGCTGTTCAGCGCCCGACAAACCCTGATCGTCGACCGGCTGTCGCAGTTGCTGGCCGAGGTCAACCTGTACAAGGCCCTGGGCGGAGGTTGGGTAGAACGCACAAACAAAGTGACTGTGAGGTGA